The proteins below come from a single Sander vitreus isolate 19-12246 chromosome 15, sanVit1, whole genome shotgun sequence genomic window:
- the nptx2a gene encoding neuronal pentraxin-2a: MLTLVVGLLYLVSGRTVRSQEATGSRFVCNAIPPGAEPGCGYGATGNRVQSSSPVEDELRITIIQLRETILQQKETIVSQQGTIKELNSKLARCEAAADESPQGKSRGQGSRRKEYGKNTMGDLPRDPGETIDQLGKTMQSLKGRLENLEQQSLRLPSTNVSAGSVSALTPLPLELRELLRQRLGALETQLLRKVADLEEEKSQLYNDTAAHRQRTESALNSLLERITELEKNNNAFKSPEDFKVSLPLRTNYLYGRIKKSLPEMYAFTVCMWLKSGASPGIGTPFSYGVPGQANEIVLIEWGNNPIELLVNDKVAQLPLSVSDGRWHHICITWTTRDGFWEAYQDGERLGTGDNLAPWHPIKPGGVIILGQEQDVVGGRFDATQAFVGELSQFNMWDRVLRPVDIMGLANCSAYMPGNVVPWIDANVEVFGGASKTALEICEDRAFDS; this comes from the exons ATGCTGACTTTAGTAGTTGGACTTTTGTACCTGGTCAGTGGACGTACCGTGAGAAGCCAGGAGGCTACAGGTAGCCGCTTCGTATGCAACGCCATTCCCCCGGGCGCCGAGCCGGGCTGCGGCTATGGTGCTACGGGGAACCGTGTCCAGAGCAGCAGCCCCGTGGAGGACGAGCTGCGGATCACGATCATCCAGCTCCGGGAGACCATTCTACAGCAGAAGGAGACCATCGTGAGCCAGCAGGGGACCATCAAGGAGCTCAACTCCAAGCTGGCGCGCTGCGAGGCGGCAGCCGACGAGTCGCCGCAGGGCAAGTCCCGGGGTCAGGGCTCCAGACGGAAGGAGTACGGCAAGAACACCATGGGGGACCTGCCCCGGGACCCCGGCGAGACCATAGACCAACTGGGCAAGACCATGCAGAGTCTCAAGGGTCGGTTGGAGAACTTGGAG CAGCAGAGTTTGCGCCTCCCCAGCACTAATGTGTCAGCTGGAAGTGTCTCGGCCCTGACTCCCCTGCCACTAGAGCTGCGGGAGCTGCTGCGGCAGCGTCTGGGGGCGCTGGAGACCCAGCTCCTCCGGAAGGTGGCCGatctggaggaagagaagagcCAGCTCTACAATGACACAGCGGCTCACCGACAACGCACTGAGAGCGCTCTCAATTCCCTCCTGGAGAGGATCACTGAGCTTGAGAAAA ATAACAATGCCTTCAAGTCACCTGAGGATTTCAAGGTGTCTCTCCCTCTTCGCACTAACTACCTGTACGGACGCATCAAGAAGAGCCTCCCTGAGATGTACGCcttcactgtgtgcatgtggctCAAGTCCGGAGCCAGTCCCGGCATAGGAACCCCGTTTTCTTACGGCGTGCCAGGCCAGGCCAACGAGATCGTCCTCATCGAATGGGGGAACAACCCCATTGAGCTACTAGTCAATGACAAG GTTGCCCAGCTCCCTCTGTCAGTGAGTGACGGGCGGTGGCACCACATCTGCATCACCTGGACGACCAGAGACGGTTTTTGGGAGGCTTACCAGGATGGCGAGCGTCTAGGCACTGGGGACAACCTGGCCCCCTGGCACCCAATTAAACCTGGAGGGGTGATCATCCTGGGCCAGGAGCAG GACGTAGTTGGAGGCCGTTTTGACGCCACCCAGGCCTTTGTGGGCGAGCTGAGCCAGTTCAACATGTGGGACCGAGTACTGCGGCCCGTGGACATCATGGGTCTGGCCAATTGCTCAGCTTACATGCCTGGCAACGTGGTTCCTTGGATTGATGCAAATGTGGAAGTGTTTGGTGGTGCGAGTAAAACTGCTCTGGAGATCTGTGAAGATCGTGCTTTTGATTCCTAA